A region of Pseudorasbora parva isolate DD20220531a chromosome 14, ASM2467924v1, whole genome shotgun sequence DNA encodes the following proteins:
- the LOC137040127 gene encoding uncharacterized protein yields the protein MDALAVMNAVRRKVLSIKINYLRGNCNANDSRVIDSLLNNVQRISHNEPDQYREVLESLVALQAAITSRHQQAVSISAPVIRTGSRGRPSLNVTREQLVLLLKHGFKAKAMARMLGCSTSYMYHKLQALGIRRRDQFTQIDDNVLEQHVQRLHQQYPKSGYKMMQAYLSAEGINVQRRRVRSMLSKVNPAAAAERWSCAVSRRTYFVPFPNSLWHIDGHMRLIRWGIVTHGGIDGHSRVITFLRASLDNTAFTVLANFVGATFQYGLPSRVRSDSGGENTLVALLMNLIYGAERRSHITGRSVHNQRIERLWRDVFLQVIQHFYHLFYSFEEDQLLDPNDDIHRCSLQQVYLPVIQERLDTFRSAWNNHNLRTERNHTPNQLWLEGMVANRQQDTTAINNVFSQDLYNENLEAMLGRYGIQLNQLEVNQDDLDRAVIVQPPQVNLTHEQWEILKNTSTEITDLKEKYLTCCREITRLLQ from the exons ATGGATGCATTGGCTGTAATGAATGCAGTCCGAAGAAAGGTTttatccattaaaataaattatcttCGAGGGAACTGCAATGCTAATGATTCACGAGTCATTGACTCATTGCTTAATAATGTCCAAAGAATCAGCCACAATGAACCTGATCAATACAGGGAAGTTCTTGAGAGTCTAGTGGCATTACAGGCCGCCATTACGTCCAGACATCAACAAGCTGTCTCGATCTCAGCACCAGTCATACGAACAG GTTCAAGGGGTAGACCCAGCTTGAACGTGACACGGGAACAATTGGTGCTGTTGTTAAAGCATGGTTTTAAAGCAAAGGCCATGGCAAGGATGCTCGGATGCTCAACCTCGTACATGTACCACAAACTGCAGGCTCTAGGAATACGAAGGAGGGATCAATTTACACAGATTGATGACAATGTTCTAGAGCAACATGTACAACGGCTTCATCAGCAGTATCCTAAATCAGGCTATAAG ATGATGCAAGCATACCTGTCAGCTGAAGGTATAAATGTACAGAGACGACGTGTCCGCAGCATGCTCAGTAAAGTGAacccagcagcagcagctgaGCGGTGGAGCTGTGCTGTTTCAAGACGGACGTACTTTGTCCCATTTCCAAACAGTCTTTGGCACATCGATGGGCATATGCGTCTAATAAG ATGGGGAATAGTGACACATGGAGGAATAGATGGACACTCGCGGGTCATTACTTTTTTAAGAGCAAGTCTTGATAACACAGCTTTTACAGTGTTGGCCAATTTTGTTGGAGCAACTTTTCAGTATGGCCTTCCATCGAGAGTAAGGTCAGACAGTGGCGGTGAAAACACTTTGGTTGCCCTGCTTATGAATTTAATTTATGGAGCTGAACGAAGGAGCCACATCACAGGAAGATCCGTGCACAACCAACGCATTGAAAGACTCTGGCGGGATGTGTTTTTGCAGGTGATTCAGCATTTTTACCATCTGTTCTATTCCTTTGAGGAAGATCAATTGCTGGATCCAAATGATGACATACACAGATGTTCACTACAACAAGTTTACCTCCCAGTCATTCAGGAAAGACTGGACACTTTTAGGTCAGCATGGAACAATCACAATCTGAGAACAGAGAGAAATCATACCCCTAACCAGCTATGGCTAGAAGGTATGGTTGCCAACCGTCAACAAGACACAACAGCCATCAACAATGTTTTTAGCCAAGACTTGTACAATGAGAACCTGGAGGCTATGCTGGGGCGTTATGGGATCCAGCTTAATCAGCTTGAAGTCAACCAAGATGACCTTGACAGAGCTGTAATAGTCCAGCCACCACAAGTTAACTTGACTCATGAACAATGGGAAATACTTAAGAACACATCAACAGAAATTACCGACTTAAAGGAGAAGTACTTGACCTGCTGCAGGGAAATTACCAGACTTCTGCAGTAG
- the LOC137040125 gene encoding FAS-associated factor 1-like isoform X3, with product MEQQKFSIIQLNWSLAEFNHYICQCYPQVSLNLVGFELARADRGKKLQKVHVASVMELKMAIGKSRLYLIPLAEVYQESGSPEPEDPRRYTNITETIEERRALRQQQDDEFNASLLADREREMRRQILETQEERRLQVIQERRQRISFPEPSDGVPLRFKFPNGQLKTRRFLLSESIQRLFDFVGQDNSSTEIFSIREATSGVQIGSNTMSGSIEDHNITGFSTLYIMWTASPEEENSTEKYFDKASQQS from the exons ATGGAGCAACAAAAGTTTTCCATAATTCAGCTCAATTGGAGTCTAGCTGAATTTAACCATTATATTTGTCAGTGCTACCCACAAGTGAGCCTGAACTTGGTAGGCTTTGAATTGGCCAGAGCTGACAGAGGCAAGAAACTACAAAAAGTTCATGTTGCCTCTGTTATGGAGCTCAAGATGGCCATTGGAAAGAGCAGATTGTATCTCATACCATTGGCTGAGGTGTATCAG GAATCAGGATCACCAGAACCAGAGGACCCTAGACGATACACAAACATCACAGAG acCATTGAGGAACGTAGGGCTTTGCGTCAGCAGCAAGATGATGAATTTAATGCGTCTTTACTGGCAGACAGAGAAAga GAGAtgagacgtcagattttagagACCCAAGAAGAAAGACGGCTTCAG GTAATTCAAGAAAGACGACAAAGGATCTCCTTCCCAGAGCCTTCTGATGGTGTTCCTCTTAGGTTTAAATTTCCAAATGGACAGTTAAAAACCAGAAGATTTCTTCTGTCAGAATCAATTCAG AGGTTGTTTGATTTTGTTGGGCAAGACAACTCATCCACTGAAATATTTTCCATAAGAGAAGCAACATCAGGTGTTCAGATAGGCAGCAATACCATGTCAGGATCAATTGAAGACCATAACATAACGGGTTTCTCAACTCTTTACATTATGTGGACTGCTTCACCTGAAGAAGAG AACTCAACTGAAAAGTATTTTGATAAAGCTAGTCAGCAGAGTTGA
- the LOC137040125 gene encoding FAS-associated factor 1-like isoform X2, giving the protein MEQQKFSIIQLNWSLAEFNHYICQCYPQVSLNLVGFELARADRGKKLQKVHVASVMELKMAIGKSRLYLIPLAEVYQESGSPEPEDPRRYTNITETIEERRALRQQQDDEFNASLLADREREMRRQILETQEERRLQVIQERRQRISFPEPSDGVPLRFKFPNGQLKTRRFLLSESIQRLFDFVGQDNSSTEIFSIREATSGVQIGSNTMSGSIEDHNITGFSTLYIMWTASPEEEAHLLSHLTLLTKMISGLLHLHLLDLLKFLVLIGLLLLHLPAGLLYLFQLQHWKMIALKLN; this is encoded by the exons ATGGAGCAACAAAAGTTTTCCATAATTCAGCTCAATTGGAGTCTAGCTGAATTTAACCATTATATTTGTCAGTGCTACCCACAAGTGAGCCTGAACTTGGTAGGCTTTGAATTGGCCAGAGCTGACAGAGGCAAGAAACTACAAAAAGTTCATGTTGCCTCTGTTATGGAGCTCAAGATGGCCATTGGAAAGAGCAGATTGTATCTCATACCATTGGCTGAGGTGTATCAG GAATCAGGATCACCAGAACCAGAGGACCCTAGACGATACACAAACATCACAGAG acCATTGAGGAACGTAGGGCTTTGCGTCAGCAGCAAGATGATGAATTTAATGCGTCTTTACTGGCAGACAGAGAAAga GAGAtgagacgtcagattttagagACCCAAGAAGAAAGACGGCTTCAG GTAATTCAAGAAAGACGACAAAGGATCTCCTTCCCAGAGCCTTCTGATGGTGTTCCTCTTAGGTTTAAATTTCCAAATGGACAGTTAAAAACCAGAAGATTTCTTCTGTCAGAATCAATTCAG AGGTTGTTTGATTTTGTTGGGCAAGACAACTCATCCACTGAAATATTTTCCATAAGAGAAGCAACATCAGGTGTTCAGATAGGCAGCAATACCATGTCAGGATCAATTGAAGACCATAACATAACGGGTTTCTCAACTCTTTACATTATGTGGACTGCTTCACCTGAAGAAGAG GCACATCTGCTGTCTCACCTTACTTTACTTACCAAGATGATCAGTGGTCTCCTGCACCTTCACCTTCTGGATCTCCTGAAATTTCTGGTTCTCATTGGTCTCCTTCTCCTACATCTCCCAGCTGGTCTCCTATATCTGTTCCAACTACAACACTGGAAAATGATTGCACTGa AACTCAACTGA
- the LOC137040125 gene encoding uncharacterized protein isoform X1, with amino-acid sequence MEQQKFSIIQLNWSLAEFNHYICQCYPQVSLNLVGFELARADRGKKLQKVHVASVMELKMAIGKSRLYLIPLAEVYQESGSPEPEDPRRYTNITETIEERRALRQQQDDEFNASLLADREREMRRQILETQEERRLQVIQERRQRISFPEPSDGVPLRFKFPNGQLKTRRFLLSESIQRLFDFVGQDNSSTEIFSIREATSGVQIGSNTMSGSIEDHNITGFSTLYIMWTASPEEEVPPHMQMTSSTSPPQTSATSITNPNASSPPHTSAALSTNSDAPLPPCMSASSPPRTSAPSALLDTPSPPRTSAPSALSDTPSPPRTSAPLPTLSYGTLPPGTSAVSPYFTYQDDQWSPAPSPSGSPEISGSHWSPSPTSPSWSPISVPTTTLENDCTETQLKSILIKLVSRVDFTSCPTTNQINVSRDRIFHGSVQAFKRRRFDPAAKLDIVFVDNEGVSEGAVDEGGPSREYFRLLMKDIQQSKIFEGPEQKKNS; translated from the exons ATGGAGCAACAAAAGTTTTCCATAATTCAGCTCAATTGGAGTCTAGCTGAATTTAACCATTATATTTGTCAGTGCTACCCACAAGTGAGCCTGAACTTGGTAGGCTTTGAATTGGCCAGAGCTGACAGAGGCAAGAAACTACAAAAAGTTCATGTTGCCTCTGTTATGGAGCTCAAGATGGCCATTGGAAAGAGCAGATTGTATCTCATACCATTGGCTGAGGTGTATCAG GAATCAGGATCACCAGAACCAGAGGACCCTAGACGATACACAAACATCACAGAG acCATTGAGGAACGTAGGGCTTTGCGTCAGCAGCAAGATGATGAATTTAATGCGTCTTTACTGGCAGACAGAGAAAga GAGAtgagacgtcagattttagagACCCAAGAAGAAAGACGGCTTCAG GTAATTCAAGAAAGACGACAAAGGATCTCCTTCCCAGAGCCTTCTGATGGTGTTCCTCTTAGGTTTAAATTTCCAAATGGACAGTTAAAAACCAGAAGATTTCTTCTGTCAGAATCAATTCAG AGGTTGTTTGATTTTGTTGGGCAAGACAACTCATCCACTGAAATATTTTCCATAAGAGAAGCAACATCAGGTGTTCAGATAGGCAGCAATACCATGTCAGGATCAATTGAAGACCATAACATAACGGGTTTCTCAACTCTTTACATTATGTGGACTGCTTCACCTGAAGAAGAG GTACCACCTCACATGCAGATGACCTCTTCTACTTCACCTCCACAGACATCTGCTACTTCAATCACAAACCCTAATGCCTCCTCGCCTCCACACACATCTGCTGCTTTGTCCACAAATTCTGATGCTCCTTTACCTCCATGCATGTCTGCTTCCTCACCTCCACGCACATCTGCTCCATCCGCACTCTTGGATACTCCCTCACCTCCACGCACATCTGCTCCATCCGCACTCTCGGATACTCCCTCACCTCCACGCACATCTGCTCCTTTACCCACACTTTCTTATGGTACCTTACCTCCAGGCACATCTGCTGTCTCACCTTACTTTACTTACCAAGATGATCAGTGGTCTCCTGCACCTTCACCTTCTGGATCTCCTGAAATTTCTGGTTCTCATTGGTCTCCTTCTCCTACATCTCCCAGCTGGTCTCCTATATCTGTTCCAACTACAACACTGGAAAATGATTGCACTGa AACTCAACTGAAAAGTATTTTGATAAAGCTAGTCAGCAGAGTTGATTTCACTAGCTGTCCTACcaccaatcaaattaatgtgTCCAGAGACAGAATTTTTCATGGGAGTGTTCAAGCATTCAAACGCCGCCGATTTGATCCTGCTGCAAAATTAGACATTGTTTTTGTTGACAATGAGGGTGTCTCGGAGGGGGCTGTAGATGAAGGAGGACCTTCTCGAGAATATTTCCGGTTACTGATGAAAGACATACAGCAGTCAAAAATCTTTGAAGGacctgaacaaaaaaaaaacagttga